Part of the Pelobates fuscus isolate aPelFus1 chromosome 12, aPelFus1.pri, whole genome shotgun sequence genome, aaaaaaaaaaaaagtgtcatgaaattttttttttttcatgaaaccaAAGATTAAAGTTAGAAACTTATACTTAGTAACACTGAAAATGGTTAAGGTAGCGCAAAAAATACAGTCTAATCACATGTTGataataaacatttattgaaTCTTATATGAagtctaaaaatatatttaaaatacaatgaCAAAAAAACCTTGTACAATAATTATTGCTATACTGAGTGTGCACACTACTAAgtaatatagcaaaaaaaaaaaaaaagagagagactgCCAATTAATGAAATATAAGGTAAAATAGAAATATactataaaaaatagaataaaaaatatggaaaaataaaaatgagagtggaatggcagaaaaaaaaccagagtactgtaaagaaaataaataaaaaaataaataaataaaaaataaaaaataaagggggggggggagaacaaccTAGTATAGTTTGCTGACAGCTTGCTGTTGGGGATGTGTTTGTGCTGACATCCTTCTGATTACATTTGAAGAGAGTAAGGTCTGCTGCAGCTATCAAAGCTGTTACTGCTACAAACGATCCAATTAGTAAGTGCTGCTGGCTGACTGCCAGGGAGTCCCGTTGTGGAGCTGTACAGGGTAGTGGAGATGaaattctttccccccccccgtgGCTGTCTTGATACATGGGGGGTCTCCTTTGTTGGTAGCTGCCGGAGCGGAGCGTGCTCTGCCGATAGAATATGTTGCGGCCGCTCACATGGAAAGTGAAAGTAATTGCATCCGCTCGTAATGAATAAATGCGGTCGCTCCTGATGAGTCTGTGTGAGGTCTGGTCTGGTCCCAATCTTCTCCGTCGATCCTACATGTTTCGTGAGCCTGCactcacttcttcagggatgATAATGGAGTATGGGATATTGAAAAGGATCTATTATATAGGCATGCAGTCCCAATAAACAGCACATTCCGATTACACAGAGGATATATATAATTCTGCAATACATTTTCTTCTTTTAGAATGAATTTAACACATGGAGTATAGCTATAAGAAAGAAGCACGTTGGACGGTAGATTTTATTATCCTCTCTAATAAATGTTTTTGCTACATCTTTCTACCCTGTTGAAGTCCCTATTTGGAGCAGAGTCAGACAGAAGTTATTGGGCGTGCTACCGGTGCAAAACGCCAATACATCGGTGGAGGCACCTTAAAAAGCTTGTGCGTAGGTAGAGGgtaaatgtgtatgggcataacccTCAACCACTTCTTGCCCGAAATAAAGAACCACAGACTTGCTTTTGGAGTAAATagaccacagctttattaaaatataactatAGAAATCTTTGAACttcaactttataacataaaaccttagaatatccatcactgagtaccaccttgccaaccaaaaACATAACTGAGGGCAGCTGCCCTTTCCCCTCTTTCATGGGCCATCCATTCTcgtaatgctaaccactagccgaTTATTGGCTCATTGGGCACGTCCGTTATCCATAACTGTacctgaggttaggggagggatagCCCTACCCATCCACTTTCCACGGACCACTGATCCAACCCACAgttgacaagggccatatacCGCCACAAGACACGCTGGTTTACCCCCTTAATCAGCAGGGCAGCCCAGACACCAACGCCATGGCCTCCTCCAACGCACCCTGCAATGCCAGATTAAACAAATCCAGCCCCTCCTCCGTCAGGCGGACCCCATCACTCTTAAAAAACATTGCTGCATTTTGCTCAAAGATGCGGTGACGCACTGTGATCCCCCCCATTTTCTTCACAAATTTAGAAACACGCTTGTTCAGCTTGATCCTGCTCCGTTCAACAGCACTGGGGTCCCTTGCCCCCCTCCAATAATTCCGGGATAGCACCTCGGACCAAACTATACAAAGCCCGGGGAACTTAAGCAATAACTCTGCCAAATCCTCCAGGATCATATTACCCAGATGCCACACCGGAATAGTGCCAAGAGCGCTCCCCGCCAGATGAATCAAGAGCACATCAGGAATGCCGAATAAGCGAGCCAACCGGACCATTTCAGGCAACAGGTGCTTCCACTGCATACCCCGGGAACCGAACCAACGGACCTCTGCCACCGCCAGCGACAGACCAAGTTGGAGTCCCCCGGGATGAACTTCAGCCCGCTGTTGTGCCCAATAAATGTAGGACTGACCGATGACCCACACCCGCCTTCTGGCACCTAAGGAGACCAAAGGGAAAACAGAATCAGTCCAGCTGGAAGAACATAAAAGCAGAACCTCCTacattcccacctcccgatcggTTGGATAACTTCCTCAGACAACCCTAGGCGTGATGCCTCAGTGGCAGCCCCTATCCGAAAGGAGTGCCCCGCAAACTCATTTGTTGCCGATTATAGGAAGCTTCTATAATCAGTATCATATTTAACTTATTTAGTATTAAGTTTATTCTATACAATGTTTATACCCTTATTTTTTCAATATtaatagtatatataaatatatgtcttCACTCCACGACTGTACAGTAATCTTCTAGTATGTATACAACTTGTGGACTCCATTCTTTTCACAATATCGATTTTTTATTCTAACAGTTAAGTATTATTTTTCTGCTCTAGTTAggtatttttatacacacatCTATATCTGAACACATAGGTTGGCCATGCAATGTACGAAATCTATAGACTATCtggatatacactgctcaaaaaaataaagggaacacaaaaataacacatcctagatctgaatgaattaaatattcttctgaaatactttgttctttacatagttgaatgttcTGACAACaaattcacacaaaaataaaaaaatggaaatcaaaattttcaaccctctgaggtctggatttggagtcacactcaaaattatagtggaaaaacacactacaggctgatccaactttgatgtaatgtccttaaaacaagtcaaaatgaggctcagtagtatgtgtggcctccacgtgcctgtatgacctccctacaacgcctgtgcatgcttcctgatgaggtggtggatggtctcctgtgggatctcctcccagacctggactaaagcatctgcaaactcctggacagtctgtggtgcaacgtgacggtgGATGGAGCaaaacatgatgtcccagatgtgctcaattggattcaggtctggggaacgggcgggccagtccatagcatcaatgccttcgtcttgcaagaactgctgacacactccagccacatgaggtctagcattgtcttgcattaggaggaacccagggccaaccgcaccagcctatggtctcacaaggggtctgaggatctcatctcggtacctaatggcagtcaggctaactctggcgagcacatggagggcttgctggaggtcattttgcagggctctggcagtggtcctcctgttcctccttgcacaaaggcggaggtagcggtcctgctgctgggttgttgccctcctacacgtctcctgatgtactggcctgtctcctggtagcgcctccatgctctggacactacgctgacagacacagcaaaccttcttgccccagcttgcattgatgtgccatcctggatgagctgcactacctgagccacttgtgtgggttgtagactccgtctcatgctaccactagagtgaaagcaccgccagcattcaaaagtgaccaagaCATcaaccaggaagcataggaactgagaagtggtttgtggtcaccacctgcagaaccactactttattgggggtgtcttgctaattgcctataatttccacctgtctatcccatttgcacaacagcatgtgaaattgattgtcactcagtgttgcttcctaagtgaacagtttgatttcacagcaGTGTGATTGACattgttacattgtgttgtttaagtatgCCCTTTATTGTTTTGAGCAGTGTACATGATATCTATTCCATATCCCTGATAAATGTTCCCGTTATTCACTTAACTATCGGATAGGCTGATGCTGGCAAGATTGATTTACTACCCAATAGGGGGATGATGGTTCTACATAACATAACATATCATAATATCCGAAGTATTAAactagggcttgacaaatttgtttggaaccTAGGAGCcagcttttttaaatttttataagggacactatagacaccagaggcGCTGAATGTTAATATCcttccaatactttcctatgggaaagcattggcttagctgagatcattaagatctcagctatggaggcgggacagtgtggggaaaaaaggtaagtaaaaacaccAATCATGTGATCGGAGGAGGGCAGGTACctaaaaagacacacacatacacagactcattgacatatacactagggatcgaccgatattgattttttttttagagctgatACTGATAATCTgtaaactttcaggccgataacttaccaatattctgtacatttaccattttgaaaaaaaaaaatatttctaaaaggtaaatgcacaaaacatacatgccacatgtagtggatgcagtgtgtttagacaggggagctgtgtgtctttgtgtagtgtgtatatatagtgaatgcagtgtgtgtgtggtgtgtgtatagtgaatgcagtgtgtgtataatgaatgcagagtgtgtgtgtagtgtgtatataataaatgcagagtgcgtgtttgtgaagtgtgtatataatgaatgcagagtgcgtgtttgtgtagtgtgtatataatgaatgcagagtgcgtgtttgtgtagtgtgtatataatgaatgcagagtgcgtgtttgtgtagtgtgtaaataatgaatgcagagtgcgtgtttgtgtagtgtgtgtatatagtgaatgcagtgtgcgtgtttgtgtagtgtgtgtatataatgaatgcagagtgcgtgtttgtgtagtgtgtgtatatagtgaatgcagtgtgcatgtttgtgtagtgtgtgtatatagtgaatgcagtgtatgtgtttgtgtagtgtgtgtatatatagtgaatgcagtgtatgtgtttgtgtagtgtgtgtatatatagtgaatgcagtgtatttgtgtagtgtgtgtatatatagtgaatgcagtgtatttgtgtagtgtgtgtatatatagtgaatgcagtgtatttgtgtagtgtgtgtatatatagtgaatgcagtgtatttgtgtagtgtgtgtatatatagtgaatgcagtgtatttgtgtagtgtgtgtatatatagtgaatgcagtgtatttgtgtagtgtgtgtatatatagtgaatgcagtgtatttgtgtagtgtgtgtatatatagtgaatgcagtgtatttgtgtagtgtgtgtatatatagtgaatgcagtgtatttgtgtagtgtgtgtatatatagtgaatgcagtgtatttgtgtagtgtgtgtatatatagtgaatgcagtgtatttgtgtagtgtgtgtatatatagtgaatgcagtgtatttgtgtagtgtgtgtatatatagtgaatgcagtgtatttgtgtagtgtgtgtatatatagtgaatgcagtgtatttgtgtagtgtgtgtatatatagtgaatgcagtgtatttgtgtagtgtgtgtatatatagtgaatgcagtgtatttgtgtagtgtgtgtatatatagtgaatgcagtgtatttgtgtagtgtgtgtatatatagtgaatgcagtgtatttgtgtagtgtgtgtatatatagtgaatgcagtgtatttgtgtagtgtgtgtatatatagtgaatgcagtgtatttgtgtagtgtgtgtatatatagtgaatgcagtgtatttgtgtagtgtgtgtatatatagtgaatgcagtgtatttgtgtagtgtgtgtatatatagtgaatgcagtgtatttgtgtagtgtgtgtatatatagtgaatgcagtgtatttgtgtagtgtgtgtatatatagtgaatgcagtgtgtgtatatagtgaatgcagtgtgtgtatatagtgaatgcagtgtatttgtgtagtgtgtgtatatatagtgaatgcagtgtatttgtgtagtgtgtgtatataaggcagagtttgtgtttctgtaggtatgtaatttgtgtaaaatggggggggggggtggaggggaaagaggggaggcattttttattttaaaggaacactatagtcacctaaattactttagctaaataaagcagttttagtgtatagatcattgcgCTGCaagttcactgctcaattcactgtcatttaggagttaaatcactctctgtttatgcagccctagccacacctcccctggctatgattgacagagcctgcatgaaaaaaaaaaaaaactggtttcactttcaaacagatgtaatttaccttaattaattgtatctcaatttctaaattgaactttaatcacacacaggaggctcttgcagggtctagcaagctattaacatagcaggggataagaacatcttaattaaacagaacttgcaataaagaaagcctaaatagggctctctttacatgaagtgtttatggaaggctgtgcaagtcacatgcagggaggtgtgactagggttcataaacaaagggatttaactcctaaatggcagaggattgagcagtgaggccacaggggcatattctatacaccaaaactgcttcattaagctaaagttgttcaggtgactatagtgtccctttaaatattcgatttattttttttagtccccccctccctgcttcttacctggctagggaggggggatatagcattccctggtggtccggtggaatggactgtgcagtgggggcccAGCAAGCACTTACCTTCCTAGCAGCTCCCTTATGTAAATCTCACGGCCAGTGTGccacgtggagcgttgccatggtaactagtGGCAACACTGATGGCAGCGGGACTCGCGAGATTgacacaggggagctgaagggtgctgctgggaaggtaagtaagagcttgctgcgggcccaCCAGGaccttgtcatgggcccggcggtcctggtatgtattatcggcatCTCTATTTgctgataccgatattgccgaaaatactgaACATCGGCCAGAccaataatcggtcgatccctaatatacacacacttatatttttaattctaatccacccagcctctctatctgtgggagagctgagtggactttccctgggatccagtggggctgctattCCTGGGTGCGAGCGAACAGTGATCTTccagcagctcctctctgctccctcgcactgtcTGCAGTGATGTCGGAGCCAGAATGGCATCATATTCCGGCTACCGGCATCATTACacagcacgagggagcagagaggagctgcaggaagactgctccctcgcacgctgcccCAGCCTGCCGCCTCCATACTTCGGGCGGGCAGGCAGACGGCTACAAAGCTCCCTGAGCTGGCTGCCTCTATGCTCCCGCGGGTGGCCGGGTACACAACTTCCTTAGCCGGCCGCCTCCATACTTCCCAGGATGGCCGGCTACAACGTTCACTAACGCACTGCCCCAGCCTGCCCGCTACATAACTCCCACGAGCGGCCGGCTATACATCTTCCTGAACTAGCCGCCTCCATGCTCCATTGTTTGCCCAGCCGGCCACTTTAGGTAAAAGGCGGACAAATCCCAGACGCTAGGGTAAACTTTTTAGTCGCCATGGCAAcctggaatttgtcgagccctgtatTAAACTGAACGTAAAAGTTCTATTTTTCACCCTTTTCCTTAAGATTTAGCCATCACATGTGTTTATACAGAATACAATAATGTACGATCACAAGCAGAATATATATGTGACATTAACTACAGATTCTTCATAAAGGCTACTTTTGAATTATACTTACTCCTCATATTCCCTTTACTTATTGGGACATTTAGTCCACATCAATACTTATCGCAGACAGTTCAAATCGAACTGTCTTGGGGGTATCCAGTGAGATGTATCCATTACTTTAGTCTATAGAGtgtcatattttgtttgtttacttATTCTAACTCTACTGATCCTTTAGAGCTTTTTAC contains:
- the LOC134579377 gene encoding uncharacterized protein LOC134579377; protein product: MAGPQMEDSALDMVTCEDDGEDEEGIQNGAEEDEECQEIIEPAELKAEPAEQSDTLTPQEEEMEEEAEACAVESGARRRVWVIGQSYIYWAQQRAEVHPGGLQLGLSLAVAEVRWFGSRGMQWKHLLPEMVRLARLFGIPDVLLIHLAGSALGTIPVWHLGNMILEDLAELLLKFPGLCIVWSEVLSRNYWRGARDPSAVERSRIKLNKRVSKFVKKMGGITVRHRIFEQNAAMFFKSDGVRLTEEGLDLFNLALQGALEEAMALVSGLPC